DNA from Amorphoplanes friuliensis DSM 7358:
CGGGACCGAAACGCTCGGCCCGGTGGTCCACCGGGACACCCCGCAGGAGTGGGGTGAAGCTGTCCGGGGTGACGCGCAGCAGCCGCTGGACGCCCGGGCGGTGGCCCTGGCCTGCTGCGGGCTGCTCCTCGTGGCCGGCTGGTCCTTCGTGCCCGGCCTGCGGCAGGGGGTGTTCCTCGGCGGCACCGTCGCCATCCTGCTGATCTTCGCCGTCGCCCTGTGGTTGCGGCTGCGGGTGGTCGGCGCGGGCCGGCGGGCCCGTGCCCGGCTCCGGCAGACCGGCGACTTCTACCGGCTCGTGGGGGCCGAGCAGCAGGAACGGCTCCGCAAGCTCCTGGAGACCGTCGAGAGCCTGGACGACATCGTGGCGCAGTTGCACCGCTGCCAGGCCGGGAGCCACCGGCCGATGGTGGATCTCGCCGATCTCCGGCGGGCCGCCGCCCGGGCCCTGCTGACCGTGGCGGCGCAGCTGAGCATCCTCGAATCCATCGGGGCGCAGCGACGCAGGACCATCGCCACGGTCAAGCGGGCGCGGGCCCTCGACCCGGCCCTGCGGACCAAGGTCGCGCAGGCCGACGCCGCGCTCGACCGCAGCATGAGACTGGTGGAGGAGGAGATGAAGCCGGTCGTCCGGGACCTCAAGCAGATGACCGCGCTGGCCGGCGACATGCTCGACACCTGGCGGTACCAGATCTGGAAACGGGCCGAGGAGGAACGCGCCCACCGCGTGCTGCGCGACGCCTGGACCGTGCTGGACGACACGGCGGACGCCGAGGAGCCGGCCTCGGACCGGGACTGGCGCGGCGAGATCCAGGCGACGATGCAGGCCCTGCGGACCCTCATCGAGCAGTACGGCCCTGACTTCCTGCCTCCCTCCGACTACGCCTGACCGGTCCGGCGCTCAGCTCAGCGTGAAGGTCACGTCGTCCACGTCGAACGAGGTGACGCCGTTGCCGGCGGTCTCCGAGGAGAAGAAGCTGACCGACGCGGCGCGTTCGGTGGTCGCCGTCCCGGTCGAGCTGCTGTGCTGCTGCCACTGCGGGGAATGGTCGTAGGACAGCGAGAAGACGGTCTTCGGCGGCGTCCCGGTGACGGACAGCCCGACGTTGAGGTAGTCGCCCCGCATGGTCTCGGTGGTGGCCGCCCGCGCCCAGAACGAGACCGTGAGGTTGCACCCGGCGGGCACCGTGACAGCGCCACGCAGCGAGTCGGTGCGGGTGACGTCCAGACCGGCAAAGGTCGCGTACGCCCGGCCGGCGTGCGCGGGCCGCGCCTGGTCGCCGAGGACGACGATGCGCGGCCCGGCGGTCCAGCCGGTGGTCCCGCGTTCGAACCCGGGGTTCGGATGGACCTGGCCGGAACACGGTGCGGCCGACTGCGCCTGGTGTCCGTAGGAGGCGCTGCCCGTCGCGAGGAGCAGCACGGCGACGGCTGAGACGGTGGTGACAACGGCTTTCATGAATCCTCCACTGTCGAGAGATTTGAGTCTATCGATGGATGGAGGTGTCGCGCTGCCCCAGCTGGTCGCGGCGGCGGGACAGATAAGCCGTCTCCGCCGTGTTGCCCGCCAGCTCGATCGCCCGGTCGTACGCCGCCCGCGACTGCCCGCTGCGGCCCAGCCGGCGCAGCAGGTCGGCCCGCGTCGCGTGGAAGGCGTGGTAGCCGTCCAGCTTGTCCCCGAGACGGTCGACGTCGGCCAGGGCGACCTCCGGGCCGTCGAGCTCGGCGACCGCGACCGACCGGTTGAGCCTGACCACCGGCGAGGGGTCCAGACGGACGAGCAGGTCGTACAGGGCGACGATCTGCGACCAGTCGGTGGCGCGCGCGTCGGAGGCGTCGGTGTGCACCGCGTTGATCGCGGCGAGGATCTGGTAGCGGCCCGGAGCCACCCCGGTCGCCAGCCGCTCGCGCACCAGCCGATGACCCTCCGCGATCAGCGCCTTGTCCCAGGCGCCGCGATCCTGCTCGTCGAGGGAGACCAGCTCGCCGCCCGCCGAGACCCGTGCGGTCCGCCGGGCCTCCGTGAGGAGCATCAGCGCCAGCAGGCCGGCCACCTCGCCGTCGCCCGGCAGGAGTTCACGGAGCACCCGGGTCAGCCGGATCGCCTCGGAGGTCAGCTCATGGCGTACCGGAGGGGTGTCGGGGCCGGTCGCCAGGTAACCCTCGTTGAAAACGAGGAAGAGGACCGCGAGGACGCCGGACACCCGGGCCGGCAGGTCCTCGGCCGACGGCACCCGGTAGGGGATGCGGGCGGCCTTGATCTTGGCTTTGGCCCGGGTGATCCGCTGGCCCATGGCGGTCTCCTGCACCAGGAAGGCGCGGGCGATCTCGGGCACGGTCAGACCGCCGACCAGGCGCAACGTCAGCGCGATGCGGGTCTCCGGCGCCAGCGCCGGGTGGCAGCAGGTGAAGATCAGCCGGAGTCGCTCGTCGTCGATGGCGCCGGACGGCCCGGGCGGGTCGTCGTCGTGGAGCATCCGGGCCTCCTTCTGCTTGTCGTCGCGTTTGCTCTCGCGCCGGATCCGGTCGATGGCCTTGCGCTGGGCCGTCGTGGTCAGCCAGGCGCCCGGATTGGGCGGCACGCCGTCGGCCGGCCATCGCTCGACGGCGGTCGCGAACGCCTCGGCCGTCGCCTCCTCGGCGATGTCGAGGTCACCGAAACGCCGGGCCAGGGCGGCGACCACCCGCGCCCACTCGCCGCGGTGCGCCCGGGTGATCGCCGTGGCGATGTCGTCGCTCACAGGAACGGCCGGACCTCGACCTTCCGGTTGCAGGCCCTGGACCCGCCGGCGGCGAGCTCGAGCGCCACGTCGAGGTCGGGGGCCTCGAAGACCCAGAAGCCGGCCACGTACTCCTTCGTCTCCACGAACGGTCCGTCGGTGACCATCCCCGCGTCGTCCCGGTTGTCGATGACGGTCGCCGAGTCCGGTGACGCGAGCCCGCCGGCGAAGACCCAGTGACCCGCGGCCTGAACCCCGGCGTTGAAAACGTCGATGGCGGCCATCTCCTCGTCGGTGCCGGAGTTGGACTTGTCGTCGATCACGGAAACCAGGTATTGCATCAGACCTTCTCCCTCTCACCCGGCCGCCCTCGCGGGTGGCCCTTCACCCCTGCAACGAACGCCGCCACCCCGATCCGACACCGTCGATGGATCTTTTTCCAGGCTTCTCGTACGGCCACTATCGTCGTCGGATGAGCGACTCCGCACCGCACCCGGTGATCGTCGACTGCGACCCGGGACACGACGACGCCCTGGCCCTGCTGCTCGCGGTGGGTGATCCCCGGCTGCAGCTGCTCGGCGTCACGACCGTCGCCGGCAACCAGACCCTCGAGAAGACGACCCGGAACGCGCTGAGGATCCTGGCGCTGGCCGGCGCGGGTGAGGTTCCCGTGGCGGCGGGCTGCGACCGTCCGCTGGTGGGTGAGCTCACCGTCGCCGAGGACATCCACGGCGGGTCGGGGCTCGACGGGCCCGACCTCGACGTCCCGGTCGCCGCGATCGCGGACGTGCACGGGGTCGAGCTGATGCGGCGGCTGATCATGGGCTCGGCCGGACCGGTCACCGTCGTCGCCACCGGCCCGCTGACCAACGTCGCGCTGCTCGTGCGGACCCATCCCGAGGTGCTGCCCCGCGTGCGCCGGATCGTCTTCATGGGCGGCTCGACCGAGCGGGGCAACACGACGCCCTACGGCGAGTTCAACATCGTCACCGATCCGGAGGCGGCCGACATCGTCCTGCGGTCCGGTGTGCCCCTCACGATGATCGGGCTGAACGTCACACACCAGGCTCTGGCCACCGAGGAGATCATCGCGGAGTTCCGGGGGCTGGGCACCCGGCTCGGCGTCGTCTGCGCGGACCTCATGACGTTCTTCGCGAGCACCTACCTCCGGGTGTTCGGCTTCGAGCACCCACCGGTGCACGACCCGGTCGCGGTGGCCGCCGTCATCGACGCGTCGATCGTGCGGACCGTCGCGGCGCCCGTCGCGATCGAGCTGACCGGCACACACACCCGCGGTGCGACAGTGGTGGATCTCCACCGCCGCACCGGTGAGGCCCCGGACGTCGACGTCGCGGTCGGGCTCGACGTGGACGCCTTCTGGCGGCTGCTCATGGCCGCGGTGCGCAACGCCGGTCAGACGCCGAGCTGATAGCCCCCGGAGACCTCGATGTCCTGGCCGGTGATCCAGCGGCCGTCGGCGGAGACCAGCACGGCGATCGCCGCGGCGACGTCCTCCGACTCGCCGATCCGGCCCAGCAGGACCTTCTTCCCGAACTCGGGGATGAGGTGCGCGTACGTCTCGAAGGCGTTGTCCCCGATCCCGGTCCGCGTCGTGCCGGGTGAGATCGTGTTGACCCGGATGCCACGCCCGGCCAGTTCCACGGCGAGGTACCGGGTCAGCACGGCGACAGCACCCTTGTTGGCGGCATAGGCGGCGTAACCACCCCCGCGTTCCGTGCCGTTGGACCGGGCGCTGGAACTGCCGACGTTGACGATCGCCCCGCCGTCGGCCAGCAACGGCAGCAGCTTCTGGGTCAGGAAGAACGGCCCGCGGAACAGCACGCGGGACATCATGTCGAAGTACTCCTCGGTGGTCTCGGCGAACGTCATGCCTCCACCGACACCGGCGTTGTTGACCAGCGACGTGAACCGGTCGGTCTCCCACGTCGATGACAGGGCGTTCCGCACCTCATCGACAAAGGCCGGGAAAGTTGTGGTGTCACCGAGGTCGAGACGTACCGCAACCGCGGCACCGCCGTCCTTCTCGATCTCGGCGACGAGCCCGGCCGCGGCCTGCTCGTTGCCGCGATAGGTGAAGATGACACCCTCACCGCGCTTCGCCAGCTCGACCGCGGTCGCCCGTCCGATCCCGGAACTGCCCCCGGTGACAATGGCGATACCCATGGTGTTCTCTCCCTGTCGACGAGTACGGCGAACCCCGTCAACGCTAGGGAAACGACGGGCTCTCCGGTCCGCCAGAACTCCCGACCTCTTGCCCGATCCTCTCCGCGAATCGATGGGGGTTCTGTCAGAGACTCCCTCAGCGCGGGGCAGGGGTGTTTGCTGGAGTCATGCGTACAGCGAAGCTGGGTGACCTGGAAGTGGGCCGGATCGGCCTGGGGACGATGGGGATGTCGCACGGGTACACCGGTGCCGGCAGTGATGACGCGGAGTCGATCCGCACCATCCACCGGGCGATCGACCTGGGTGTCACCCTGATCGACACCGCGGAGGTCTACGGCCCGTTCGTCAACGAGGAACTCGTCGGCAAGGCGCTCGCCGGCCGCCGTGACCAGGTTGTCCTCGCGACCAAGTTCGGCCTGGTCTCGCACACCGGGGCCGGGAACGCCGACAGCAGCCCGGACAACATCCGTACCGCCGTCGAGGGTTCCCTGCGGCGGCTCGGCACCGATCACATCGACCTCTACTACCAGCACCGTGTCGACCCGAAGACCCCGATCGAGGACACCATGGGTGTGCTCGCGGAGCTGGTGCAGCAGGGCAAGGTCCGCCACATCGGCCTGTCGGAGGCGTGGATCGACACGGTGCGCCGGGCCCACGCCGTGCACCCGGTCACGGCCCTGCAGTCCGAGTTCTCCCTGTGGACCCGCGACCAGGAGGAGATGCTGCCGGTGCTGCGTGAGCTGGGCATCGGCCTGGTGGCGTACTCGCCGCTCGGCCGGGGATTCCTCACCGGTGCGCTGCGGTCGGTCGCGGACCTCGACGCCCTCGACGACTCCGACTTCCGCAAGAACAACCCGCGGTTCACCGGGGAGAACTTCGAGCGCAACCTGCGCCTGGTCGACGGGGTCCGGGCGGTCGCCGACCAGGCGGGCGCGACCGTGGGCCAGGTGGCGCTGGCGTGGCTGCTCGCCCAGGGCGACGACATCGTGCCCATTCCCGGCACCAAGCGGGTGAGCCGGGTCGAGGAGAACGTCGGGGCGGACGCGGTCGAGCTCACCCCGGAGCAGGTGGCCACCCTGACCGCGCTGCCCGCGCCCGAGGGCGGCCATCACACCGAGGACCAGATGCAACTGATCGAACGCTGACCAGCAGCTCGGTACCCTAACCGGGGGGTGCTGCCGCTCCCCGCCACTATCTCAGGAGTCGAACATTTCTACCGTTTCCGCCATCATTGCCCCGTCGGCGACCGAACCTCTGGTCCGTGGCACGGTCGAACGCCGCGACGTCGGGCCGAAGGACGTGCTGATCGAGATCGCGTACGCCGGCATCTGCCACTCCGACATCCACACCGTGCAGGGCGACTGGGGCAAGGTGCCCTACCCGCTGACCGTCGGCCACGAGATCGTCGGCACGGTTGCCGAGGTCGGCGCGGAGGTCACCCTGCACAGCGTGGGTGACCGGGTCGGCGTCGGCTGCATGGTCAACTCGTGCCGCGAGTGCGACAACTGCAAGGCCGGTCAGCAGCAGTACTGCCTGCAGGGCAACACCGGCACGTACGCCGCGGTCGACCGCGACGGCACCGTCACCCAGGGCGGGTACTCCACGCACGTGGTCGTGGTCGAGGACTTCGTGCTGCGGGTGCCGGAGAGCATCCCGTACGAGGCCGCCGCGCCGCTGCTGTGCGCCGGCATCACGACGTACTCGCCGCTGGCGCACTGGAACGCCGGGCCCGGCAAGCGTGTCGCCGTGGTCGGGATGGGCGGCCTGGGCCACATGGCCGTCAAGATCGCGCACGCCATGGGCGCCGAGGTCACGGTGCTGTCGCAGACGCTGGGCAAGAAGGACGACGGCCTGCGCATGGGCGCCGACCACTACTACGCGACCAGCGACGCGTCGACCTTCGAGGCCCTCGCCAACACCTTCGACCTGATCATCAACACGGTCAGCGCCAAGGTGGACCTGAACGCGTACCTCGGCCTCCTGCGACTCGACGGCACGCTGGTCAACGTCGGCGCCCCGCCGGAGCCGCTGCCGGTCGGCGTCTTCACGCTGTTCGGCAACCGCCGCTCGTTCGCGGGCAGCAGCATCGGCAGCATCGGCGAGACCCAGGAGATGCTCGACTTCTGCGCCGAGCGCGGCATCGCCCCCGAGGTCGAACTCATCAACGCCGACCAGGTCAACGAGGCGTGGTCGCGGGTGCTGTCCTCGGACGTGCGCTACCGCTTCGTGATCGACATCGCGACCCTCAACTAGTACCCGACGGCGAGCCAGGTGCGGTGGGTGGCCGGCTTGTCGATCTCGTCGGCGAAGGCGATCGCGTAGTCCTCCACACCGAGCACCGAACGGCCCTGGTCATCAGTGACCAGGGCCGTGGTGCTCGTGCGGTACGCGCCCGTGCGGGTGCCGGGCTGGTGCGGGCCGAAGTTCGCCGCCGGGACGAGGGAGAACCAGTCGACACCGGTGGGCGCCGAGCCGAGGATCTCCAGGACGCGCGCGTGGGCCTCGGTGCGTGGCAGCAGCCAGGCGGGAAAGCCGGGGGTGTCGGCCAGCCGCGGTCCGCCCTCGACCATCGGCAGGACTGACGAACCGCCGACCACTCCCAGCCGGGCTCCGGACGCTACGGCCGCGCCGAGCAGGGCTGTCACATTCTCGTCCGAAGCCGGCAGCGCCGACACGATCACGTCCGCGCCGGACGACACCTCGGCGACAAAGGCGGGGTCGAGCACGTTCCCGGCCGCGGTGGGGGAATGCCGCGCGACGGCGGTCACCTCGTGGCCGCGGGACGTGATCTCGCGGACGAGTGCGCTGCCGACAAATCCGGTGCCGAAAACGACGATCTTCATGCTGCCCTCACGGTTCTTCCGGGGTACCCGGTTCCTTGAAGGAACCGTGCCGATTTATCCTGAGCCGGACCGATCGAGGGGTCAATAAGGCACATGGAGGTAACCGTGAGCAGCTGCGACGTCCGCGAAGTGCTCGATCTGGTCGCCGACAAGTGGTCACTCTTCATCGTGGCGAACCTGAGCGATGGCCCGCGACGGTTCACCGAGCTCAAACGCGCCGTCGACGGGGTCAGCCAGCGCATGCTGACCGTCACCCTCCGCCGCCTCGAACGCGACGGCATCCTGCTCCGGACGGTCCACGCGGTCATGCCGCCCCACGTCACGTACGAGCTCACGCCGCTGGGCACGAGCCTGTTGCACGCCGCCGCGCCGCTCATCGCCTGGAGCAACGGCAATCTGGAGCAGGTCGCGGCCGCTCGTGCCGCCTACGACGCGGGGTAGGCGCGGAGGAATGCGGCGACGCCGTCGGTGATGACGTCGGGGTCGGCGTGGCCCGGCCGGTCGGCGATCGAGTCGAGCGCGAGGCCGATGGTCAGCGCGGTGAAGTGGCGGGCCGCGAGGCGGGGGTCGGGGGCGTGGAGCCGGCCCTCGGCGGCCAGTTCGGCGAAGCGGTCCTCGAGCATCCGTTCCGGCCGGTTGCGGACGTCGTCGGGCAAGCGGGGGACCGGCCGCTGCTGTGCGTTCAGCCGCCGGAAGGCCGTGTAGTCGGCGGACGGGAAGGTGCTCGTGGCGATGCGGCCGGCGAACGAGGTCAGTGCCTCGCGCAGTTCGCGGCCCGGTGTCAGCTCCTCGTCGATCGCGGCGCGGACCATGCCGGTCAGGGCGTCGGTCACGCGCTCGAGCACGCGCAGGAAGATCGTTTCCTTGTCGCCGAAGTGGTCGTAGACGGTCCGTTTGGAGACCTGGGCGCGCGCGGCGATCG
Protein-coding regions in this window:
- a CDS encoding winged helix-turn-helix transcriptional regulator, with the translated sequence MSSCDVREVLDLVADKWSLFIVANLSDGPRRFTELKRAVDGVSQRMLTVTLRRLERDGILLRTVHAVMPPHVTYELTPLGTSLLHAAAPLIAWSNGNLEQVAAARAAYDAG
- a CDS encoding YciI family protein gives rise to the protein MMQYLVSVIDDKSNSGTDEEMAAIDVFNAGVQAAGHWVFAGGLASPDSATVIDNRDDAGMVTDGPFVETKEYVAGFWVFEAPDLDVALELAAGGSRACNRKVEVRPFL
- a CDS encoding aldo/keto reductase yields the protein MRTAKLGDLEVGRIGLGTMGMSHGYTGAGSDDAESIRTIHRAIDLGVTLIDTAEVYGPFVNEELVGKALAGRRDQVVLATKFGLVSHTGAGNADSSPDNIRTAVEGSLRRLGTDHIDLYYQHRVDPKTPIEDTMGVLAELVQQGKVRHIGLSEAWIDTVRRAHAVHPVTALQSEFSLWTRDQEEMLPVLRELGIGLVAYSPLGRGFLTGALRSVADLDALDDSDFRKNNPRFTGENFERNLRLVDGVRAVADQAGATVGQVALAWLLAQGDDIVPIPGTKRVSRVEENVGADAVELTPEQVATLTALPAPEGGHHTEDQMQLIER
- a CDS encoding TetR/AcrR family transcriptional regulator — its product is MSRGIAEVQTPGRRRRSEGKRAAILDAAEALFVAEGYDPTSVDAIAARAQVSKRTVYDHFGDKETIFLRVLERVTDALTGMVRAAIDEELTPGRELREALTSFAGRIATSTFPSADYTAFRRLNAQQRPVPRLPDDVRNRPERMLEDRFAELAAEGRLHAPDPRLAARHFTALTIGLALDSIADRPGHADPDVITDGVAAFLRAYPAS
- a CDS encoding SDR family NAD(P)-dependent oxidoreductase; amino-acid sequence: MGIAIVTGGSSGIGRATAVELAKRGEGVIFTYRGNEQAAAGLVAEIEKDGGAAVAVRLDLGDTTTFPAFVDEVRNALSSTWETDRFTSLVNNAGVGGGMTFAETTEEYFDMMSRVLFRGPFFLTQKLLPLLADGGAIVNVGSSSARSNGTERGGGYAAYAANKGAVAVLTRYLAVELAGRGIRVNTISPGTTRTGIGDNAFETYAHLIPEFGKKVLLGRIGESEDVAAAIAVLVSADGRWITGQDIEVSGGYQLGV
- a CDS encoding NAD(P)-dependent oxidoreductase; amino-acid sequence: MKIVVFGTGFVGSALVREITSRGHEVTAVARHSPTAAGNVLDPAFVAEVSSGADVIVSALPASDENVTALLGAAVASGARLGVVGGSSVLPMVEGGPRLADTPGFPAWLLPRTEAHARVLEILGSAPTGVDWFSLVPAANFGPHQPGTRTGAYRTSTTALVTDDQGRSVLGVEDYAIAFADEIDKPATHRTWLAVGY
- a CDS encoding RNA polymerase sigma factor, whose amino-acid sequence is MSDDIATAITRAHRGEWARVVAALARRFGDLDIAEEATAEAFATAVERWPADGVPPNPGAWLTTTAQRKAIDRIRRESKRDDKQKEARMLHDDDPPGPSGAIDDERLRLIFTCCHPALAPETRIALTLRLVGGLTVPEIARAFLVQETAMGQRITRAKAKIKAARIPYRVPSAEDLPARVSGVLAVLFLVFNEGYLATGPDTPPVRHELTSEAIRLTRVLRELLPGDGEVAGLLALMLLTEARRTARVSAGGELVSLDEQDRGAWDKALIAEGHRLVRERLATGVAPGRYQILAAINAVHTDASDARATDWSQIVALYDLLVRLDPSPVVRLNRSVAVAELDGPEVALADVDRLGDKLDGYHAFHATRADLLRRLGRSGQSRAAYDRAIELAGNTAETAYLSRRRDQLGQRDTSIHR
- a CDS encoding NAD(P)-dependent alcohol dehydrogenase, yielding MSTVSAIIAPSATEPLVRGTVERRDVGPKDVLIEIAYAGICHSDIHTVQGDWGKVPYPLTVGHEIVGTVAEVGAEVTLHSVGDRVGVGCMVNSCRECDNCKAGQQQYCLQGNTGTYAAVDRDGTVTQGGYSTHVVVVEDFVLRVPESIPYEAAAPLLCAGITTYSPLAHWNAGPGKRVAVVGMGGLGHMAVKIAHAMGAEVTVLSQTLGKKDDGLRMGADHYYATSDASTFEALANTFDLIINTVSAKVDLNAYLGLLRLDGTLVNVGAPPEPLPVGVFTLFGNRRSFAGSSIGSIGETQEMLDFCAERGIAPEVELINADQVNEAWSRVLSSDVRYRFVIDIATLN
- a CDS encoding nucleoside hydrolase, producing MSDSAPHPVIVDCDPGHDDALALLLAVGDPRLQLLGVTTVAGNQTLEKTTRNALRILALAGAGEVPVAAGCDRPLVGELTVAEDIHGGSGLDGPDLDVPVAAIADVHGVELMRRLIMGSAGPVTVVATGPLTNVALLVRTHPEVLPRVRRIVFMGGSTERGNTTPYGEFNIVTDPEAADIVLRSGVPLTMIGLNVTHQALATEEIIAEFRGLGTRLGVVCADLMTFFASTYLRVFGFEHPPVHDPVAVAAVIDASIVRTVAAPVAIELTGTHTRGATVVDLHRRTGEAPDVDVAVGLDVDAFWRLLMAAVRNAGQTPS